The following proteins are co-located in the Macaca thibetana thibetana isolate TM-01 chromosome 6, ASM2454274v1, whole genome shotgun sequence genome:
- the CDKN2AIPNL gene encoding CDKN2AIP N-terminal-like protein isoform X2, whose amino-acid sequence MVGGEAAAAVEELVSGVRQAADFAEQFRSYSESEKQWKARMEFILRHLPDYRDPPDGGGRLDQLLSLSMVWANHLFLGCSYNKDLLDKVMEMADGIEVEDLPQFTTRSELMKKHQS is encoded by the exons ATGGTCGGTGGCGAGGCGGCAGCTGCAGTGGAGGAGCTGGTCTCGGGGGTGCGGCAGGCGGCCGACTTCGCGGAGCAGTTCCGCTCCTACTCAGAGAGCGAGAAGCAATGGAAGGCCCGCATGGAATTCATCTTGCGCCACCTGCCCGACTACCGCGACCCGCCCGACGGCGGTGGCCGCCTGGACCAGCTGCTGTCCCTCTCCATGGTCTGGGCCAACCATCTCTTCCTAGGCTGCAG TTACAATAAAGACCTTTTAGACAAGGTGATGGAAATGGCCGATGGGATTGAAGTGGAAGACCTGCCACAATTTACTACCAGAAGTGAGTTAATGAAAAAG caTCAAAGCTAA
- the CDKN2AIPNL gene encoding CDKN2AIP N-terminal-like protein isoform X1, with translation MVGGEAAAAVEELVSGVRQAADFAEQFRSYSESEKQWKARMEFILRHLPDYRDPPDGGGRLDQLLSLSMVWANHLFLGCSYNKDLLDKVMEMADGIEVEDLPQFTTRTSKLSQKIYHIFIISYRIRQEAGMNVT, from the exons ATGGTCGGTGGCGAGGCGGCAGCTGCAGTGGAGGAGCTGGTCTCGGGGGTGCGGCAGGCGGCCGACTTCGCGGAGCAGTTCCGCTCCTACTCAGAGAGCGAGAAGCAATGGAAGGCCCGCATGGAATTCATCTTGCGCCACCTGCCCGACTACCGCGACCCGCCCGACGGCGGTGGCCGCCTGGACCAGCTGCTGTCCCTCTCCATGGTCTGGGCCAACCATCTCTTCCTAGGCTGCAG TTACAATAAAGACCTTTTAGACAAGGTGATGGAAATGGCCGATGGGATTGAAGTGGAAGACCTGCCACAATTTACTACCAGAA caTCAAAGCTAAGCCAGAAGATTTATCACATTTTCATCATCAGCTACAGGATTAGACAGGAGGCTGGGATGAATGTGACATAG